CTCTTAATAAGACATCGACTAGGACAGAGAAATCATCTTCAATATATCATTACTTTAATATTGCAagtctattaaaagaaaaagaaaggcatctTTTTCAGCTTTCCTAGATATCTCTTCAAAAAGGTAAGTCAGCAAAACGGTCCCCTAAAAAGccctttaatttttaagaaggcACATGAAATTATTGATAAGTAAATGTTTCATTAGTGTTTGTTCTACTTAGCATAATAGTTTAGGTCAAATTTATGATTCATGAGAGCTGTATTTTTATGTACTGTATATGCTCTTTATGGTACATCAGAGTCCCTTTTGTGTAATCAATGTGCACAATATATTTCTGCCCATTATATAGGACTTGACACataattttactcttttaaattGTTATGGAGGTTTGTAGTTGTTGTATCTTTGGCTCTATAGCACACTGTTGTCCCtgtgtataatttattttataccaTATTCTTCATTAGAAACACAATATCAATTATTATATTGTTCCTTGAGGAGAGAAGACCTGTTTCAGGAATATATGCTCTCCTCTTTGAAAGGAAAGAATGCATTGTGCTAGCAACGGGTGACTACCTACGCAGCCATGTATCACTGGTTGTGTTTTCGCAGGGATCTTAGGAGTTTTTCCCTCAGTTTGAATTTAACCCTTTCATGGAGTCATTGTTTTCCCCTAGCTCCTCTCTCCCTATTTTTTCCTTCACCTGTCCAACTTCCTGTAACCATTGGTAGGTTTTCCCTCTAGGCAAAATTTGGTCTTTGGTTCTGAGTCAATTCTGAATGCCATAAATATCTGAAGCTCCAGCTCACATCAAGAGGAGTTTAGAATTCAGTTTTAATGCAAGAAGCGAAGGGCCAGGTGTTCTAGGGATGTATATTCTCCTCTAATCCCTATGTAGTAGCCCAGCAAAGTTAGTCCCATAATCTTCCCATGAATTCACCTACCACTTAACTGGGTTGAGGTCCTGCTAAATTCTTGTCAAACTCTTCTCTAAAGTTACTGGACCTTACTCTGGATATCCCCCAACACTACCTGAGGTCTGCCTTTGAATGGACAGTGTTCACAAACATGATTATcattggagctcctgggtggctcagttaggtaagtgtccaactcttgatttcagctcaggtcacaatctcagggttgtgagatcaatccttgcatcaggctctgcactcaggagggagtctccttgagattctgtctccttctctctgcccttcccctaccCACACaactgcactctctctctctctctttaaaaaaaaaaaaaaaggaaacatgatgTCATCAACTTTCATAACAACTAACCCCCTGCCACCTAACATCTGAACTGGACCTTCCCAAAGACCCTACCAATTTGAAGACTGGGCCTCCAGAGTTAGAATGCCTGACATGCTATGTATGCCCGTAGCAAAATGGATTTCTCTGTTTAGCCATCCTTCCTAGGGAAAGCCTCTCCAACTTTCCCAGATTTACTAGTCCTAGTAAATACTAGTCCTAGACTAGTCCTAGTCTCCTTTTTCACTAGCTCCTGCTTCTGAATTTCCAAGACGTCTCACAGCAGCACTCATTAGACCTTGGTTCCACAGATAAGAACATTCTATTAATCCTGTACCCTGCACAATATCTAGCACAGGATGGAGCACACAGAAATTTCTGCTGATCACATGCCTGGCCCTAAAACAGGGAGGGAGCTTGTCTGCAGATACTGGTCCAGGGATTTGGAGCAAACAATGGCAGAGAAAACGTAAATTAGACATTAAACGTTATTTGAGTTTATAACTTAATGAGGAAAAGAAGATCAACACACAGGAAATGAGAAGGCATAATGCAGACTGTCTGAGCCCTGTGTTTTCTAGAGAGATAAATGTTACCCCTTCCTACTCTGTCACTCAAGCAAGAAAGTACGCTACCTCACTTCTTTTCAGCCCTACACACATTACTGGAGATCAAGCACCACCAAttcctcatcttttaaaaaaattttgggggcacctgggtggctcagtggtttaagccgctgccttcagctcaggtcatcatctcagggtcctggatcgagtcccacatccagctctctgctctgcagggagcctgcttccctctcactctctctgcctgcctctctgcctacttatgatctctctctgtcaaataaattttaaaaaaattggttttttttttccttttagggtttttatttaaattcaagtttattaacatacagtgtactattagtttcaggtgtagaatttagtgatttatcccttacatacaatacccagtgttcatcacaacaagtgcctccttaatccccatcacccatttaacccatccccccactcacctcccctccagcagccctcaatGTGTTCCCTATCAATAAAATTCCTTTATGGTTTGCcaccctctctgtttttatcttattttgtctttccttcccttcccctatgttcatatgttttgtttcttaagttccacatatgactgaaataaaatggtatttgtctttctatgactattttgcttagtgtaataccttctagctccacccacattgttgcaaatggcaaaatttcattcttttttatggctgcataatattccatcaggtatgtatataccacatcttctttatctactcatcagtcaatggacacttggtctccctccataatttggctattgttgataatgctgctataaacattagggttcACATATCCTttcgaatcactatgtttatatcctttgggtaaatacctagtagtgccattgctaggttgtagggtagttctaattttaactttctgaggaaactgcacactgttttccagagtggctgcaccagtttgcattcccaccaaaagcaATTCCTCATCTTTAATATCTCTCATATTTATCCTTCTCTTTACCATCAAACCTACTATTTCAATTGAAGTCATAGCTATTTGCTTGGACTATTATAATAGACACCTAATTAACCTTCCTGCTTTCAAATTTTCCTATCCTGTCTATTCTTTATTtagcaattttatttaattaatttgtttatttatttgaatgagcaaaaaggttttatttatttatttcaaattttttatttaagttccaggtTGTTCACATATactgtaatattggtttcaggaacagaatttagtgattcgtcattCACATaaaatacccagtgttcatcatgacaAATGCTCTCCTTGATACTCTTCACCCTtctagcccatcccctgcccacttcccctcctgcaaccctaagtttgttctttatagttaacaGTCTTTTatggtctgcttctctctctctctctctctttttttccttcccatatgttcatctgttttgtttcatttagctattttaatgatgtcttttttatttataccaCTTAAAGCTAactggtttttattattttttaaaccaaagacataTGTTGTTCTTTGTAACACTGTAGAATAGTAAGAATGGAAAATATTCTCCCTGCCATCTCAGATGTTCGTTTCTTTCCAGCAGTGATTCCAGAATATAGGCGGGCTTTCCTCACTTCCCATGCCTTTCTTCAACCACTCCCATCTGCTCTTGTTCCTATCATTCGATGAAAAAGTTCTCACTAAGGACAACAGTAATATCCACATTTCTAAATGCAACAGAATTGAGACTTGCCATCTCAACATCATGTGGCTCTGTTGGCTACATGTTCCTTTAAGAAACTCTCATTGGATTCTATTCATTTCCTCTCACTGCAGTAACAAATGACCACCAACATGCTGGCTTGAAAGAACACACATTCATTTGCTTAtgcttctggaggccagaaatccagAATCAGTTTCAATGGGCTGAAACCAAGTATGaactctaggggagaatctgtttttttgctttttttcccttctttctttctttgcttctggaAGTTGTCTGCATTCCTTGTTTTGTGggctctttcttcatcttcaaaggCAGTCATGAAATATCTTGCCTCATCTGTCACCTTGCCTCCTCTTGTATAGTTCaatctctttctgcctctctacACAAGGACACTAGATTATCCAATAGGTGCTAAATGTAATCATAATTGTCCTTATAAAGAGAGgttgtgtgatggttaattttatacaCCAACTTAACCGGGCTGATGGATGCCCAGATAGCAGTTAAAACATTACTTCTGGGTgtttgtgagggtgtttctggaagagattagcatttgattcAGTAGACTGAGTGGATAGATCCACCCATAGCAGTGTGGGTGGGCGTGATCTGATCCACTGAGGgtctgaatagaataaaaaaagaaaaaaaaacaaaggaaaggtgaattctctttctctctttctttttgagcTGGGATGTCTATCTTTTCCTGCCCTCAGATATCAGAACTCCCAGTTCTCAGGCTtttggactcagactgaattataccactgACATTCCTGGGTCTCTAATGTGCAGACAGCAGATTGTGGGACTTTTCAGCCTCCATAACCATGTGAGCCAATTTctataataaatctcttcttGTATATTCTCTCCATATATcatattggttctgtttctctggagatcGCTGACTAACACAGACTGtgttctacttatttatttactatttatgaaTCATAGTTCTTTTGaggaagtatatttttaaataaattaatgttgataaatttaaattaaactgaataaatattaaagtatCTAAATATTGTGAAACACAACACACTTAGAGAAAAGTGCAGAAGCCATAAATATTTAGCTTACCAAATTATAACAAGACATGCAACCACCATTCAGGTTGAGAAACACATTTTCAGCAGTCTAGAAGCCCTCTGTGAGTGCCTTCTCCATTACAACCCCCTCCTTGTTAAATTTATCCCCAGGTGTTGTAACCTGTACAGTTCGAGATCTTGTATCCCTcttgagaaagagggaagcagtgCCTGACATCCAGGAACTGGTTTGGCCCTTTCCTGGTGAGCATAAACAACCACAATTTCATAGAATATCAACACCAACAAGAACACAGACAGAAACATGAACTCTTCCAAACCACAGAAATTATCTCTCTCCCAGGTAACGTGAGTAACTTTTGTTTCTTAATCAATTAGAGCTTTGGCCTCACTTGAATCTTCTCTTCTGGAAGAGAAGATTTACTAAGATACTCAATCACAGAATTACCTCCATTTCCTGACAGCACAGAATTCTGAGCAAAGTCTCATTTGGACTCACTCCTAAAGGACCAGAAGCAAGCCTGAATCCTGTAGTAAGTCCTTTCTGGCACCCTCTTAACTGAGATGATCCATTGtggcctgcctcctccctcatgACAATGAGCATTAAACCTAACTTGTTCAACTCTGAGTATGTTCATGACAGTCTTTGCCTAAAGGGCACTGACATCTTCTAAGGTCACTGACTCCTTCTAAACAGGGTTttctaagtgattttttaaaaatttcattttatttttatttaattctaaggGATTTTTATTTGTGTAAAGACAGATGACTTTTTTGTGTattgtttacattgattttgtgaaTAGTCTCCTTGCTCATTTTCCTTCTGGCTTAAGGCTTCATAAATTACACTTACAAAATTGTAGGAAAAAAATTCTaccttttcttttccaacatttactcctctggtttctttttctcatttatttgcaTTGACTAGTACTTGCAGAACATAGTAAGTATTTCTGATTAGAATGGGTATCTTTGCCTTGTTTTTGCTTTATTGGGAATTTGTTGAGTTTCTCACTATTAAATATGATGCTGGCCTTGGTTTGAGATGTACATCGTGTAAGAAATTATCctggttcaaattctggctccacCACTTATGTGCTATGACTTGGGCAAACTACTTAAATTAGTACTAATTTCTTCACCTGAATATTATGGCAATAATAAAACTACCTCATAGGGCTTTGTCAACatgaaatgcatttaaaaatgttaaaaatatgaaaaaaatgcttagaaCGTGCTTGTTTCATAGTTATTGCTATATAAATGCTTCCGTATATAATTTCAACATAATATAGCATAACATAATACTATAGTTAAACAATACATACTTTAATAAAACAATGATATTTCATGTATTGTATCGTataagtattatttattattactctATTCTGATTTAGTTAAGAATTTTATCAACATTACAGATTGGATTTTTATTAAATGCATTTGTGGGATCTATCGTGATACTCATATGGCATTTCTCCTTTCAtggattcatttttcttaaacaCCCATCTGATCATGTTACACCCCTATCTGGACTCATCCTACCTGCATAAGAAGATGTGAAATTCCTTAGCAAGACATTCAAGAACTCCCATGGTACAACCCCTACTTTCTTTCCAACTTCCTCCCTGCATCCTCTGCTTTGGGTTTATTAAAGAATCTGCTCCATCAATGTAccatattctatatttttataatatttttaccatgtaaGTTTGTTGTGAtgatcaaataatttatttaaaaatatgtgaaatggGCAGCACCTCACCAGAAACCGCCCCCGCAGCAAGCGAGCGAGCGCCGAGGTGTCGGGAAAATGGCAGACAGTTTTTCACTTAATGATGCTTTATCTGGGTCTGGAAACCCAAACCCTCAAGGATGGCCTGGTCAATGGGGAAACCAGCCTGCTGGAGCAGGGGGCTATCCAGGGGCCTCCTATCCTGGTGCCCACCCTGGACAAGCTCCTCCTGGCAGTTATCCTGGACAGGCCCCTCCTGGCGGCTACCCTGGACAGGCCCCTCCTGGCAGTTATCCTGGACAGGCCCCTCCTGGCGGCTATCCTGGACAGGCACCTCCAGGAGCCTACCCTGGCCCAACAGCTCCTGCTTATCCTGGACCACCCGCATCAGGAGCCCACCCTGGGCAACCGAGTGGGCCCGGGGCCTACCCGCCTCCTGGACAGCCAAGTGCTCCTGGAGCCCAGCCCGCTGCTGGCGCCTTTGGCATCCCTGCTGGACCACTGACTGTACCTTATGACCTGCCCTTGCCCGGAGGAGTCATGCCTCGCATGCTGATAACAATTCTGGGCACAACGAAGCCCAATGCAAACAGATTTGCTTTAGATTTCAAGAGAGGGAATGACGTTGCTTTCCACTTTAACCCACACTTCAGTGAGGACAAGAGAGTCATTGTTTGCAATACAAAGCTGGATAAcatctggggaaaggaagaaagacaggcgACTTTCCCATTCGAAAGTGGTAAACCATTCAAAATACAAGTGCTGGTTGAATCTGACCACTTCAAGGTTGCGGTCAATGATGCTCACTTGTTGCAGTACAATCATCGGatgaaaaatctccagaaaatcAGCAAACTGGGAATTTCTGGTGACACAGATCTCACCAGTGCTTCACACGTTATGATATAATCTTAAaggggaagattttaaaaagaagaaattgaatatAAACCCTTACACATTGAAACTTCATGTTTCTTGattgaaaattttcacttttattcattcatccttcttGTAAATCTtcaatttaataaacattctaagagttaaaaatatgtgaaatgtgAACAGCACTTGGCATAGGGCAAATGCAATATAAGTgtccctataatttttttttttcaccgaGAGTTTTACCAGTACAAGATGTGGAATTTTATCACATTGTTTGGGGGCATTTGTAGAGATATTTATGTGATAGTTTTCCTTTGATTGAACcatcttttaaaacatacatCTGATCATATGACACCATCATACAGACTTACCACTGACTGCAAGGCAAGACATTCAGGACCTTCCATGATCTAACTCTGCTTTTGGTGACTTGACGGTGGTCCTGtaaataggttttaaaattttctcttaattCTGAACAGTTTTCGCCAGGCTGTGAATGGTCAAGTTTTTCCCACTCTCTCAGGTCCCCAGTGTTGGTGCCAATTATAAGACAAAAGCATAGTATTGTAGGTGTTGGTGTTTATTGATCTGAAACCTTTTAATCTATTGGAGCAATTTCTTGCCAATCTTGTTTCTTCTTTGGGGCCCAGATGCCACTTGATTAAGTGTTCATTAGTATGACTTCCATACTGCATATGTAAAAATTCCACATGTATTTAACAAAAGGCTTTCATTTCAATACTTAGGTCCTTGTTCTAGGAGTTTCCTGTTTACCAAGCATACATTACAGACAACTAAACTGCATTTGGAGATCCCCTCAGGGCTGTCTGAAAATTCCAAGGTATATTAAAACCACGTCAACAATACCTTGCCCTTTCATAATATATTATGTGAAGGTTTATAATCTCTCCTAGGGAAACACaattaatttttcaatgtttttctcTTGTGAGAAAGGAGAGCATAATAAATACCCCTTCTCTGTACCTTTGGAGATAATTGGCTGGAAAACGATTGGGTGAAAATTGTTTTCTCACTCAAGGTCACTCTGCTGCACATTAGCACCACTGAGGCATGCTTCTGAATACCAGGAACATGCCCTTCAGACAAAGATTAATTAGATGCAAAAgttaaaagagagaaacagatgaaTCCTCAGCATGGCTTTCAGAATATAAGAAGCGCAGTCCATGTTAATGGCAGAGCTAATTTTCAAAGCTAGCCTTTTGAACTCATCTTATTATGTATCTAGTTTAAAAGGCTTGTATTCCTATTaataatgagattttaaaatgaaagagagCCATATAACGATCTACCATTCatgcaaaggaaataattatttacCATAAAAGAATTAATTCACAAATGGCACCGAAGGAGCCAAACTGAGAAGAAACTCCGGTTTTGCTCATTGTCTTTCATCTGCTTACAACCTTCCATTGTACTGGAAAGGGCTACACCAGGATTGCAAAGACAAGTACAATGTGGTCCCACTACTCGATGGCACACTTCTTAAGAGCAGCAATCAGGACAGATATACAAACGTCTTTGATGCAATGGAGAAGATGATGGGGCCCAgaagagaaatttcaaaaaaaggaatgattattttccttgttttgcttTCTGGATGCTTTGTCTTACTTCATAATTTTCTCAAAACTTTTGTAAGTTACAAGAGTAAATAAGACATTGCATAACAAGTCAAATAATACAGAGGCATAAGAGGATACAGTTCAtaatctgctcctccctcccttcagTCTCCGCCTCCATTCAAGGTAACCAATGTGAAATATTCCTTGTCTAACTTCAGTACCTTTCTAGAATCTCATATTAAAGTACCTAaacttaatttattcttttacccAAAAGAATGGGATCATCCTACAGATCTGTTCacacaacttttttctttttatctctagtTTAAGGTAAAAAGAACTAGAGATGCCAACGCATTTCGCTGGAGGAAATGGGAGTCTTTTCAATGAGCAAGAAATGAATAGGTCTGGAGCAACTGAATATCTGCATAAAAAAAATGATCCTTGACCCCCTCTCCctcacacatatataaaaatgaatttgataTGGATCACAGACTTAAATATTAAAGCATAGAAGAGTGCATAAAATAACATtgtgtgtatatgaatatatgacCTTGGAATTGGCAAAGTTTCttaacagaacagaaaaagaaccaatcatagttaaaaaaaaaaaagaaattaaacatgcacacacacacacacacacacacacatcccttctGCTCTGATTTCCAAAGTAAATGGACGCATGTATACTTTCATCAGTAGCAACTGAGGACTCCAGTGGCCCCATGCCTTGGTCAACCCATGATATTAGAAGGTCCTTAAACTTTACTATTACTGtggttgtttctgttttaattttagccattttggttGCTGTGATTCTCACTGTGGTTCTAACTATACTTTTTTGATAACGAATGAAGGCGGGCACCTTTTCATTGGCTATTTGGATACTTACTTTTGTGAAATTTCCACTAAGGTATTGTATtcattgaaaaaagagaaagtaatgaGTTGTCAGTTTTTTATTGATTGCGGAGatttctgtttttggttttgttttttttgttttggttttggttttggttttggttttggtttaaaCGACAGTTCACTTgttcacaattctggaggctggaagtccaagatcaacaTTGTCAGCAGTATTGGTTTCTTCTGAAACATCTCTCTTTGGCTTGCAAATAACCTTCCTTCTCTGCATCATCACGTGATCTGCCCTCTATGGGTGTCCTaacctcttcttagaaggacacaaCCAGATTGGATGAGGACCCTCATAAGACCTCACTTTAACTACTTTATTAGTCCTTTAAAGTCCCTACCTTTGGAGGCATTTTTTGAATCCAGATATCTGaacatcataaatatatatataatctcaatctcaaatatcttctcccagttgGGGTCTTGCCTCACTATCTTAATACAATCTTTTGATAAAGAGAAGTTCCTCATTTTAATGGAGCATGATTAACCAATCATTTTCCCTTACCATTAGTGCATTTTGTGGGGGCCTAGCTAAGCAAGCCCCAAACCTGTAGGGCAGGCAATCAGGAAGGCAAGGTCATGAGCAGGCTGGAATCCCACAGGCATGGGCTGTAGCTCTTTCACACACAGGGAtgcaagcaggcaggcaggatgGGAAGGTCCCCAGCAGGCTAGAACACAGCATGAGTAAAGCTTATTGTCCACAGACAGCAGGTAGGAAGGAAGATCCAAGAGGGATAGGAGAGCAATTGCAGACCCAGGTACTGTTTGCAGTCTCTGAGCTCAGGAAAGCCCTAAGCCCTTTACTAAAGGTCTTCCAACAGATTAAATCAGACCCACAAAGAAAAtgtctctttaaaaagaagatttttttaaaatattttatttatctgacagagagaaatcacaactaggcagagaggcaagcagagtgacaggaggaagcaggctccctgcggagcagagagcccaatgtggggctcgatctcaggaccctgggatcatgacctgagctgaaggcagaggccttaacccactgagcccccgagctgaaggcagaggccttaacccactgagccggccaggcgcccctaaaaagaagattttatttatttgagagagaacacaagcaggttaaggggcagagggagaagcaggcttcttgctgagcagggaaccagacgtggggctctatcccaggatcctgagatcatgacctgagccaaaggcagacgcacCCGAAAGTATCCCTTTTGATTAACTTGAAgtcaactgacttttttttttttttttttttttttgcaaattccCTTTACAACGGCACCCAGATTAGGTCTGTGTATCCTACAAAAAGGGCTATTGCCTCCCTTCCATTCCTCAGCTCTTGTCAGACAATCTCCCCTGAAACTACGGCTCAGCCCAGTCAAGTTAACACACCAAATAGTTACCAAAGATATTCTCTTACGTTAGCTGGCGGAACCGCAATAAGTGATATGGTGACCACATGTGCTACTTCCATTTAAATGAAttgcaatgaaataaaattgagaaCCGAGTTTCTCAGTTACACTAGTTAAGCATCAAGTGCTCAATAATCTTTTGTGGATCCTGTGTTAGCACAGAGAGAATACTTCCATCATTTcagaaagttctactggataGTGTTATTTCAGAAACTTTGTTGCTTTCACTTGTTTCCCATCTGGAGTTCatgttttttcaagattttaattatttatttatttatctgtgagaGAGCACGCCagggagagcatgagctgagGGGGAGCgacagagggcagggagaagcaggctccccaccgagcaggaagccgaAGGCAGGgattgatccaaggaccctggaaacatgacctgagcagaaggcagacacaactggCTGAGACACCGAGGCGCCTCTggagttcatttttaaatataagatgaAGCTGgggtcaagatttattttttttcatgtggaaaTCTAATTCATTGAGCCaccattatttattgaaaagtccACCCATTCTTACTACATTTCAGGGGCTTGGGCACCTTTGTTATAAATTGGGTGACCAGGTATGTTAATCTGGATggtctgtttcttgttttattctgttctgtttgtCTAATAGTTTATCCTTATACTAATGCCACTCTATCTTCACTCAAGTCTCTTTATAATAAGTATTGATATTGGTAATGAAAGCTTcacaattgtttttcttcttcaacatggCATTGATGATTTTTGAtggtttgcatttccatatgcaTTTTAGAATCGGCTTGTCAATGTGCACAAATAATTTGTGTGGGTATTCACTGCGATTGCATTAACTCTATAAATTAATCGAAAATAAgcattctattttgaatt
This region of Meles meles chromosome X, mMelMel3.1 paternal haplotype, whole genome shotgun sequence genomic DNA includes:
- the LOC123935257 gene encoding galectin-3-like isoform X2 gives rise to the protein MADSFSLNDALSGSGNPNPQGWPGQWGNQPAGAGGYPGASYPGAHPGQAPPGSYPGQAPPGGYPGQAPPGAYPGPTAPAYPGPPASGAHPGQPSGPGAYPPPGQPSAPGAQPAAGAFGIPAGPLTVPYDLPLPGGVMPRMLITILGTTKPNANRFALDFKRGNDVAFHFNPHFSEDKRVIVCNTKLDNIWGKEERQATFPFESGKPFKIQVLVESDHFKVAVNDAHLLQYNHRMKNLQKISKLGISGDTDLTSASHVMI
- the LOC123935257 gene encoding galectin-3-like isoform X1, yielding MADSFSLNDALSGSGNPNPQGWPGQWGNQPAGAGGYPGASYPGAHPGQAPPGSYPGQAPPGGYPGQAPPGSYPGQAPPGGYPGQAPPGAYPGPTAPAYPGPPASGAHPGQPSGPGAYPPPGQPSAPGAQPAAGAFGIPAGPLTVPYDLPLPGGVMPRMLITILGTTKPNANRFALDFKRGNDVAFHFNPHFSEDKRVIVCNTKLDNIWGKEERQATFPFESGKPFKIQVLVESDHFKVAVNDAHLLQYNHRMKNLQKISKLGISGDTDLTSASHVMI